From Asterias amurensis chromosome 3, ASM3211899v1, a single genomic window includes:
- the LOC139934739 gene encoding G patch domain-containing protein 1-like, translating into MADDSDEDDLVTYGTSLEPIDDDAARRKPVLLEDQVVTDKQGRRRFHGAFTGGFSAGYFNSVGSKKGWEPSTFTSSRGQKSGASNQRAEDFMDDEDLGDFGIAPRKIVTTGKFTNEETRRKRPAQVVGPSVIPGESPLQDLIVPSNDSMGARLLRKMGWRHGQGIGAKVRRRKKKSALIGTDLGALESDGSGGEESNFYQGFLFAPADVDEIAMTPKDDHHGIGYRGLDPTLAGMGRHVSLFEEPVNSRGGKRGISGQAFGIGAFEAADDEIYSSDNLANYDRVLGGEEPGSSKYGWTAPSDRQKGSLGVLENFKASGERRNANTVYPPPVLPKDFRPFHVMRASSKENQPPTTDYQSRFKLSATQRGAMLGEEELPGPSSVFDFLSPEDQQKLKSRVPTQVPPQEEGKSSSLPHRGFSQTPPSAATIVPTASDPQHSWAVGAAFKPFASNPSKQERYDKFLAKKRDGTVSDKGDEGLTEWERQKETEEFNRAASLYRPLSGLMATRFVTAKNDDNDDKVDVQAEEGGDKSEQAKAAEMKMFGKLTRDSMEWHPDSLLSKRFNIPHPYPGSTTVGLTKVKKDKFSIFNFLTIATPSAEQPPPQAAPDKGKGRVGSLDSENPPDEKGSRWDKRSSLLANVGVSEGGDVSINPNAWKGSEEQSKTLSTLQPLDDPESENRPPMDLFKAIFASSSEEEESNDEDEDEEEGVAKERRGQMSNDETNGTTSKPTALSTANQHLAHGISTATSSLHAAGKRQPEVLHSTANSGSESDGYYGPQLPPPSSDPTQRVSDEVRGHREPAGLKKDTNGVRVKAKTHHKEKRRKKHDRQSTDKHKRSKDKKHKSKKKKKTKDTKVRHKGHHRSPSRSKSGHKGHRRRPASEKDYDASGDSTSSSSDSS; encoded by the exons ATGGCAGATGACTCTGATGAAGATGATTTGGTCACATACGGTACCTCGCTTGAGCCGATCGACGACg ACGCAGCTCGACGCAAACCAGTCCTCCTTGAAGATCAGGTGGTTACCGACAAGCAAGGACGTCGTAGATTCCATGGCGCTTTCACAGGTGGTTTTTCAGCCGGCTACTTCAACTCAGTCGGTTCCAAGAAAG GATGGGAACCATCTACCTTCACATCGTCCAGGGGTCAGAAGTCAGGAGCGTCCAATCAGAGAGCAGAAGACTTTATGGATGATGAG GACTTGGGTGATTTTGGAATTGCTCCACGAAAGATTGTGACTACGGGTAAGTTCACCAATGAGGAGACGCGACGGAAACGTCCAGCGCAGGTTGTCGGCCCTAGCGTTATACCCGGGGAATCTCCATTACAAGATTTGATTGTTCCAAGCAA TGATTCCATGGGGGCTAGGCTCTTGCGTAAGATGGGATGGAGACACGGTCAAGGCATAGGGGCAAAGGTCAGGAGAAGGAAGAAGAAAAGCGCCCTCATTG GCACTGATCTAGGAGCACTAGAAAGTGACGGCAGTGGTGGAGAGGAAAGCAACTTCTATCAGGGGTTCCTCTTTGCTCCTGCTGATGTAGATGAGATCGCTATGACGCCCAAAGATGACCACCACGGCATCGGGTACAGGGGTTTAGACCCGACACTGGCTGGTATGGGGCGTCATGTTTCGCTGTTCGAGGAACCTGTGAACAGTCGCGGTGGAAAGCGTGGTATCTCAGGACAG GCTTTTGGCATCGGAGCTTTCGAAGCAGCTGATGATGAGATTTATTCCTCGGATAATTTGGCCAACTACGACCGCGTTCTTGGAGGGGAGGAGCCGGGGAGTAGCAAGTATGGCTGGACAGCGCCCTCTGATAGGCAAAAAG GAAGTCTTGGAGTGCTGGAAAACTTCAAAGCCTCCGGAGAAAGGAGAAATGCAAACACG GTGTACCCTCCTCCTGTTCTTCCAAAAGACTTCCGTCCCTTCCACGTCATGCGGGCATCCTCCAAGGAGAACCAACCGCCGACTACAGACTATCAAAGCCGGTTCAAGCTGAGTGCAACGCAGAGGGGCGCAATGCTCGGCGAAGAAGAGCTTCCCG GACCGTCGTCTGTGTTTGACTTCCTGTCGCCTGAAGATCAGCAAAAGTTAAAAAGTAGGGTCCCTACCCAAGTACCCCCTCAAGAGGAAGGTAAATCTTCCAGTTTACCGCATAGAGGGTTCAGCCAGACACCTCCGTCTGCTGCCACTATTGTCCCTACTGCGAGTGACCCCCAACATAGCTGGGCAGTAGGAGCTGCCTTCAAACCCTTTGCCAGTAACCCATCAAAACAAGAGAGGTACGACAAATTCCTTGCCAAGAAGAGAGATGGAACAG TTTCGGACAAGGGAGATGAAGGTCTGACGGAGTGGGAACGACAGAAAGAAACGGAGGAGTTTAACCGAGCTGCTTCTCTCTATCGTCCACTGAGTGGTCTCATGGCAACCAGATTCGTCACTGCCAAGAACGACGACAATGACGACAAAGTGGATGTACAAGCTGAGGAAGGG ggagataaatctgagcaggcCAAAGCAGCAGAGATGAAGATGTTTGGTAAGCTGACTCGAGACTCCATGGAGTGGCATCCAGACAGCCTCCTCAGTAAACGCTTCAATATCCCTCACCCTTACCCAGG CTCCACCACTGTCGGTTTAACCAAGGTGAAGAAAGACAAGTTCTCCATCTTCAATTTCCTCACTATTGCGACGCCAAGTGCAGAACAACCTCCACCCCAAGCAGCCCCTGACAAGGGCAAGGGAAGAGTTGGGTCTCTCGACAGCGAGAATCCCCCGGACGAGAAGGGGTCCCGTTGGGATAAGAGATCTTCCCTTCTTGCAAATGTGGGAGTGTCTGAAGGTGGAGATGTGTCAATCAACCCGAACGCCTGGAAAGGTTCAGAGGAGCAGAGTAAGACGCTGTCCACTCTTCAG CCCCTTGACGATCCAGAGAGTGAAAACCGACCTccaatggacttattcaaagcCATCTTCGCAAGTTCAAGCGAAGAGGAAGAAAGTAacgatgaggatgaggatgaagAGGAAGGGGTTGCCAAGGAACGGCGAGGTCAAATGTCAAATG ATGAAACAAACGGCACAACATCAAAACCCACTGCATTGTCAACGGCGAACCAACACCTTGCCCATGGAATTTCAACAGCCACAAGCTCCCTTCATGCTGCCGGGAAAAGACAGCCTGAAGTCTTACACTCCACTGCAAACTCTGGTTCAGAATCAGACGGGTACTACGGTCCTCAACTTCCCCCTCCCTCGTCCGACCCGACACAACGGGTCAGTGATGAGGTCAGAGGTCACCGGGAACCAGCAGGTTTAAAGAAGGACACGAATGGGGTGCGTGTTAAAGCCAAGACACACCATAAAGAAAAGCGTAGGAAAAAACATGACAGGCAGAGTACGGACAAACACAAACGAAGCAAAGATAAAAAG CACAAgtcaaagaagaaaaagaaaaccaaagacACTAAAGTGAGGCACAAAGGTCATCACCGGTCACCATCAAGGTCAAAGTCAGGTCATAAAGGTCATAGGAGACGGCCAGCATCAGAGAAAGACTACGATGCAAGCGGAGACAGTACAAGCAGTAGTAGTGATTCCAGCTGA